The Aedes albopictus strain Foshan chromosome 2, AalbF5, whole genome shotgun sequence region tcccctagaaattcttccagtcatttttccaagaatctttctaGAGACACATAGGaacacctctaggaattcctcgaggcaaTTATttaggattttattcaggaattcctgcgggaaataCCCCAGCagattcttcaggagctcctccagaaaattatccaggaattgctcctgaatatccttcagaaactatgtcagcaattaaggaaatccttaaggaatttcttcagagattcttcaggaatacttttaggaaattttcaaggggattcctccagatattcctccaggtattctttcagagatttatccaggaattgattcaaggGTTCCTGCAGGTAATTCTCctctaatttcttcagggatattcccggagattcctcccggggatcctccagaaattccttcaagggttcttccaggaaatttctcaaggatttttttttcagaaatttctcctgcaattcctcccagaattcctctcagaacttttgcagtattttttccagggattgctccaagaactcatccaagaagtttctccaggaaattctgcaggatttcctgttgggtctcatccaataattctttcaggaattatatcaggaatttgtttagaagtttctccaagattctctctagagattttttccaggagttgcttcagggattcctcctggagttccttcagagatttatccaagaacttctccaaggattttttttttatttctccaagatttcatctaggaattcctcaagagatttattctgatttttttttctagggattcctcccagaattcctccaggaatttctccagaacttcctgtaaagaattctccataaatttatctaggatttcctcatgagatctcttcagatatttctctaggtactcgtcccataatttatacagaaattcctccaggtatacttttagaaattctgccagggattcctccgggaatttctccgggaattcctccagggattctattgggtttcttccagacattcctgtaggaatcgctccaaggatttatccaggaagtcttccagggactgctccgggaattcttcaaattatttcttcagaaatttctctcaggttctcttcaaaaattcattcaggagttccttcggaaggttaagaaatccttcaatcatcttttcatagATGTACCCATAAGCTTCTCCAGGTTTACCTGAtgatttattttcaattattttaagaatttctggggaattcctccagcgaataatattggaagataattaaaaaaggtctcatacaggaaccaggaaattctagtcctaaaaatccaaaatctttcagaaattgctcactgCTACCAGCACCGCCCTGAATCATGTAGATCAGGCcagtttttttaacgtattgtacaaaatacaacagcatggctgctgaagggttaaataatggctagaatataatgttattatattcaattttatCGTATTGCGTACAGATATAGAAGCTAGTaggcacaaatttgctaagggtgcttgcacccccccccccccccctgaccgaaaagctggctacgcccttgctctactctattccaactccgggagatttcccggaagatgtgaaaacttgaacaaatcgaataggattccccactaacaaaacagctgctactatacagtacagttcgttatactgacaaatccccaaaccagcagcgctttgaaggccgttatgcaatttcattacagctagaagctgtaataaagaaactgttggtataccaacacggcttgtcggatgtaaacattattgtcaaaacaaactttaagcggaatatatagctactacacacatTCTttccgatcagaaaggcataacaaaattataaccgagtgagttatttatttcaaatatttttcataacaaaatgagttataaaaaccgccggttaggtgttaaaataacaaaaaatataactaaaattgctctagccatagcataattataacaggtgttgatacaattttaacaaatttataacaacgtgagatataataaatattggaatgttgttataaattagatataaatatattgggtaaaaattgagttgggtaaattttaactcattttttggttaatttttattaagcgttatttatttttagcgaaaagttttttgtgtaaaaaaattgccccacgtagtatataaaaaaccctcacccGGACGGGAATCGatccaaggacgccagccttcaactGCAATCCgacgcctttatcaatgaggccattgcagcacttgaagtgaagggcggtatatgatcaagtggttcttcgttttggcggctagtctataaatagactcatttgtccaacgtTCAGGGGAGAGAAaaaatgacgtcacataaaagtgttcttgatacaattgctcgcaattacgtcatcttaggttATATcctaacaaaagtggatataattaagttataattgtaactcaagaatttgctctgcattttggccttagctcatgattcagaccagaaataaatgtcgtatcttaatcaaagttgtagagatagttaatggctcttaaacagtgaaaatagtggtatacaatttcaccttctgtTGGTGCTAGCCAGTAattaaaattaaacattttgacatgtgtttttaaataattatctaatgttcctcaccatcaaggaagttcctgcctatggcaaagttaaGCAGTAGTCTTGTGGACGTGGTTGGAAATTTCACCGCTtcgtggcgttagtgtgcatttctggagattgtaagatttagatggcttgtgaaATAAAAAGTTGTGTTTAAAGCACAATTTTAACATTACATGATACAACATTTAACATACTAAAGCAATTCTGTGACGTTcgctttgcctcgtgatctcatataatgtttttattttcagcaaaaatagtttaaacaagaaattcccccactagTCGAAAGCACCTATTCGGTTTTTGCTTTGGAATTTGCTCaaaatgcatgacgatgtccatcatcATTTTGgtagccttctgctattgattggtttttcaaaagcttttaacagagtttctcattttgaactactgcTGCACATATTATCACAcctatttgatttcagttgagaaACTTgttcattgagtaaatcctatttgaataaccgctttcaaattgtggaagttaaagAAAATCATTGAAGTCCGATCGGTATTCTATCGGGAGTGtcacaaggatcggtttcaggaccattgatgttagccttatttTTCAACGGCCTCTtccatcatctttgaaagtatgtaatatccacatgtttgcagatgataagaagctgtatttctactgaattattgtggacgttaattgcatggcaacccaactaacatttattgtgaatgtaaacgtcaacaaagcgtcctcaatacggcttgatgctgagttactgtgttgtacatatggacggaagcttctatgcaagccctataccaatgaatctggcgaacttaatccacatgtttatgctgtgcgagcagcttctataccACCAAGCCATAGCTTCTTTCtcagctcctatgtaaccactaactgaataacatcttgtcAGAGCGCTtcttcagccttttcacagttgttaaataataattATACGGCATCCTCAAATtattcgattaaatataattaggttacgcataccgtgacgcaatacttgtggaactggaattatcgcttttaaaattgaataattaaagtacttgccgctacttggaatcgaactcctgatctccgtatccactggtcccgatgatgtcctcgcaaggcttcataattgtgccacaagaaaccttacccaacttcatcttgctgcaaaagcttgtgaaacgtcatacgcaataatgtttacattgaacaagctgtgtggttgcgccaacatgttcttcgtcacagcttctagctgaaagaatgttctttaaatagctacgaagcgctgctgttttgtgtattcgGCAACGTTACAAAACGTACtttataaaagcagctgttttgttggttggaactcttattcgatttgcacatcttccggagtGGGATTGAAGTGCTATACAAGCAacacaaataatttcacagcacaaagatggatagctgtaaagtgtTTGTGTAGTACACTGAGAAAACTGATCTTATGAAGGGCATAAGTTTGTCTTATGAAATTTCGACAtaagaaaatgttttgatttccataagaaattcttataaTATTATTTCATAAGACATCTCATGAAATATTTTTGCGCAATATAAAACACAAtctcaacctggaatcgaaccagggacgtcgAGATCGGAGAACGCGTGCTGTACTCacgcgcccatcgacgcttcgaaagTTGGAACGGTTGGAGTGCAATAAAAAGTTTGGCTTTTCGGGATCAACGTTTCATAAGAacattcttatgagatttttcataagaccgctgtaatgaatttcttaagaaatttttgcctcagtgtagctatatatcccgcttgaagtttgttttgacaataatgtttacatccgacaagccgtgttggcataccaacagtttctttataacagcttctagctgtaatgataacgcataacggccttcgaagggctgctggtttggggattcgtcagtattacgaattgtactgtatagtagcagctgttttgttactggggactcctattcgatttgttcaagttttcacaggaatagagtgcagtaaaggcagccccagtgacaagtgattgatttctgaaaaccgagtttggtagctgtatggtgcttgttttgcagccgtgtattagcttatggtttatatttgactggcttcccttttattcagcgttgactgcgcattaattcgatggttacacaacagaaatctaattactgaagcttatagcgctgaaaatgttagttgggaatgaAACGTGACTAACGACATGATGTGACGAAATTAGATACAAATatcaaagctccacaaataatttgttatcgatcaattcttcaaaaactaaggtgattttgatttgcagacgactaattgatccagttgcatccaaggatgttttcgatcacctggcattcatttgactcatttgcccaaactcagttcagaagcctaatattaaaatgtggtgttcggcaaagttgtagatttgtgtttttcctacaattatcaccaaggacgctatATTCTAACTCCAATATTTACGGCgtgaaagtgttagtaccacctactgttactaaacgatcggatttttcgatcgtttagtatgagtaggtgatactagcactctcacgccgtatatatgagagttggagtatggcgtccttggtgataattgtaggaaaaacactaatctataagtttgccgaacaccacattttaatattaggcttctgaactgagttatgggcaaatgagtcaaatgagtgccaggtgatcgaaaacatctatCATGTTAATTTAATAACAATGataaaacttctaatttcagaataatttataaaataatcttgatagtcccattcaagattattttaataaattactgcaaaacctatggatggtgaaacttaaaacttacttcaggaatgttaacagtttcaatgaaagtcatccttttcatatccattttgttgcctcacttatcatagcttcatatgaccgtttgagagttgcattaatcctagtaggatgttggggtcaagttgacccagacaggcacgctgaacgtgcactgcgccatcgtggttcgaaaaacctaacatcttaggagggttaaatcacTGCATACGTTGGGCATTCAATTTTACTAGATACTCTACCCaactaaccagtaagcatttgaaatagcactccttcagcattatagttgcctttacgacaaggctttcaatgctaattagccgtatatacgcctttagtgctactccacagcaggttttggcaaaataacgggctgtctaagtgctaccccttcaggaacgtcgtgacaaaatgtcaaagaagtgtaacgccagtaacgcctcgtcgaacaaaacaaaacaaaaatagatttacgtctgcttctcgGTCTCTCAGCCCCTGCTTCTCCGCTTCCTCATCCTTCCACACTCCAGCTGGTGCTAGGTAGTACTTTTTGCTTGTTTTAGTAGTGATTTGGGTTCGAACTTAGGACCCGAAGATACTGAAATATATTTACTTCTAGCGCACATTTTCCAACGAAATCATAATAAGTCATTTTTTGATGGCCAAGCTCCATCAAACCCTGCAGCAATGTTTGCTTCTGAGCTCTTGGAGAACGAAGAAGCAaatcagatgcacaaatttgtaaacagaagcataggtcctgtaaaagagagacaacatgtgctgtgaaatgcataacatatctcccatcctCCGTGCtattagcatttaaagagcagttgggaagcattctgattgcttccgaacgaaaacacctcaagtagttgaaatgctaatttacagcctaaagcttttgagcagcacagcttatgctatttcaaggcagttatgcattcgaactgcttatgtagggcagcaagcatctcaaatgcataatacgggctgctgtacggcttatttaaatgcttggtggttacctgggtagtgtgGCTCACCTGCAATGACAACTGCTGGGATacttatttcttatttttttaactaCGTTGTTGTGCGATGCTAAATATAATCAATCACCAAGGACCAAAATATTGTGGCCTCATCACTAAGatactgatgatcttaaggcttaactgcccataatcgcatagttgacgtaaccaccattaacaatgacagcactcacaagctaatatctatcaaatgtgcataattgtgaccagttttattcaatagagcacaggATCTAATAAGTAGCTAGATatcaatgtgaaaaaaaaatcataaacttttcattaatcattgttaaaatttctaaaatgtgTTGAAAacaacagtggcgcttacgtcaactatgcgttTATAGGCAGTTAAGcacccgtcatcatttttcggaaaataaaaagcagttttctcactgtaaatcaaaacatcgaccatgaaaatatattcactacaTTCTATTcctcctcatgtggagtacagtgaatatatattttcatagcaaagacttttgttttgatcgaaaaaactgcATTCAAATATTTCATGAcggcgatgatttcaatgacgaattgttcaatgtTAACCAGCCACGGTTTATCGCGGAAAGATTGCGCCTATTTGATTTGTACAAGGTGGCTGATTATACGTGACaactcccacccggcggctgcaaaaacagttttagccaaggtgcacaccgtgtacaaaccatacctgcgcggtctggcgcgatctgatgcagcgcgtttcgaacgcagctggctgagaatccaagataagcgcgacaatatctatctgagctttcttaaaggtctggatcatgattcaaacttgtcaaaaatactgtattttacaagcacagtagcaccgcACAGCGGCATAACTGCGTACCAAACATCACCagtaaaatgttcatttgacataatctgcattttcaaaactataactgagttttttataatgttcatataaagatgatcaaaataaatttatttgtattgtaactgaccttgttataattctgatataattaaatcaaggtttcaattcatttttgtcaaatatatctaaatataacaaacggtgatatatctatcaaccgttgatataattttgttatgcctttctgatcgggtagcttcaccactcccaacgattctgTACCTAAATCTCATTCCCCTggtaacgaaacggttggtacggttgtccccgtttcttcactCATGACATTCGAAAACTTGTGTCAATCATGTTATCCATAAGCGGATAATCTGATtgccacatttttttaaattatctttgaaTGAATTAATCTGtgcagtgggcctggccgttttaatatttgtatcatatcATACCTGATATGCTGTAAATATTAATATTGACAAGagaataccgaaagaaattttggtatttccaggatgtttttcaatactggctgtgcaagcactagtatagaatagaaaaattaagatttctgaaaatatttcagagttaATCCAGCAAATCCCTCCAGCAACGCTTACCAAATTGAAAATAGGAATGGTTGAAATAATTAATACGTTTTCTTATAAGTACATTATTctgaacaaaaaaatgttctcagAAGTTTACATTCTTTCAACCACCACTGTcccgagataaaaaaaaaaaaaaaaacattagcaaCAACATCCATCGCACGCTTCCGCTCACAGGTACATACCGTGAAGTTGTTCATGTTGACGTTGAGATCTTCGATTTCCTTCGTGTACTTCTCCCATTCGTCGTACCGAATCACGGTCAGGTACAGGTTGACCATCTTGCTGGCAAACTTGGCGAACTGATTGTCAATACAGACGGCATAGTAGCCTCCCATCGAGGCACCATCTGTGTAATCACTGGACGCCTGCCACTGGTATGGGTGTACGATTTCACCGCGGGGGTTGCGCACCGCAAAACCGGCCATTCCGTCTCCTCCGCGGATCACCTGAAAGCCGGAGATCGGAGGTCCTCAGTAAATGTGGTCCCCTAGTCCGAATCACCCCCCACCCTACCTGAAAGCTAACATAGAAAGTGCTACCGGGTTGCACGTACTGGTAGTAGCAGTCCTCCTTGCCTGCTTCGATGTGCACTTTGTAGTCCATGGCGACGGCCGGAAGGGCCTCGTACCAGGGTCTTTCCTCTTGCTGCTGCGGCGCCTCCTGTGATCCAACCAGCTGGACCAGGTAGCCGCCAAGGAGGCCGAACGCAAGCAACGCACCGCATAACGTCGTGTGCCACGTAAAGGATTTCGATACTACCACCATGTTTTCACTCGAGCCGAGCCAGCAGTTTCACTCTCGATTCGCGATTGTAGACTCGCACTTGTTGGCTACTATACCTACTACTGAACAGTATCGACGACTGGCTGACTGGACGACTGGACAAATTCGCTCAACTGGTGCTCCTTTCACCGATCTTACCTATACTGTGTTGTGTCTGGCGGCGGCCTAGACTTCATTCACTGTGGTAAGTAAACGGTAGATCTTACATGTCGTGTCTGTCTTCTCTTTGCTGCAGAGATTGAAGCACGCTTTGTTTGAAGGTAGATTTTATtcgaaataaaattctaaaacTATGTTTAACAGAAATGCCAATTATAGTTTAGAGTTCAAAAAAGTGTGCGAACCTGAAacattattttatgcaattcagtatcataaattcttttttaaataactcattttggtatcataatgaccaatttttccgaactgcttcattatgcaactgaaaggagttgcataatgaaaaatagttgcatgatgttcataatgcaactcatttgggttgcattatgaacattatgcaactcaaacgagttacataatgaaaaaatgaaaaaaatattaggtacataaaatgttgtatggaactcgtttcggtttcaaaactcgattttttcagcactcttcgtacttatccaactcgtcaagcctcgttggataaatgtacgactcgtgctgagaaaaaaaaactttttgcatctcgttacataaataactattatgcaattcattaTCAAAATTACTATTTTACATAACTTATTCAAGTATCATAATGATTATTGTTACTCGCTGATTCATAACGCAATTGAGAAGAGTTGCATTATAAAAACGAGTTGTTTCTAAAGTAACTTATCTCAGTTGActttatgcaactgaaataattTGCATTCTGGAAGACTTTTGCAAAATAGGTATTTATGCAATGAgctgcaaaaagatgatttttttctgTACGTGTCGTACATTTATAcaacaaggcttgccgagttggataatttttAAGCGATatgtttttttcattatacaacttatTTGAGTTGTTCATAATAGGACGCAAATGAGTTGTAAAGTATAGAAATTGTATACAAATTTTACAGAAAAAGGTTATATAGAGCAGCACAAAAATCTTTCTAATTAAGTAAATAATAATAATGCTCTTGTTTCTACAAAAAAAGATGGAAATGAAAATAATAtgcaaaaacaaatggaaataGAAAATGAAATACTGTTTTCCAATTAGGTAAATACGTATTTCacccaaaaataaaattaaaagctTTTATCGACAACAAAGAACAAACAATCTGTATCATATAGTTTCTGATAAGAGTTACCTTCAGGCATGGCGTATGGTGATGGTTGATAAACGTCACGCACAAGCTAATAGTCAACACCAACGTTTGTCCATCCATTCCATATGCTAGTGGTGTGGTGTTGGTCTTTCTCTTTTCCCTGTTGCTTTTTACTTTGCTGTCGGACTGGACTGTTTATTTTGGCTGACTCCGGTTTTATTTACGTTGACGATGCAGATGTGTTGTCGGTCGGTTTCCAGTGTATGTGACAGAACACCGAAGGTATGATCAGACCAGCAGTGCTCTTTGGTTGGTGTGACTGACGTGTACCAAACACGAAAGAAATGTTTATATGATTTGATATGTATTGTCGATTCTGTTGAAAATCGTACTTTTCTAGTCGAGTGAATCGATTCATCTCTCAAACCATGCGACTCAAAATGTCTTGTTTCAACCgacctaacaaaaatataacgcaATATATGTTTTCACGTGTAGCactgattttaaaaaaaatgttacaaacaTTTTTCAACGCTAAGCTTATTATAAATTAGTTCAACCGTACAACCACGTACAACCCTATTTCAAATGACCCGAACAATTGGTTGATTTTCTAAACTCTTTataacaggggttctcaaacttttccatgCGACCCACTTTTGGTTGTTATAGAGTATGGCGACCCACCAGTACGAATTTCCATAACATAAGCCTTTTTAGTAAATTTGGACTGACTTTtacaacaaacatttttttaaagtggAAATAAGGCTTTAAGATGCCAAGTGATCAGTTTTAGTAAACTCTCTGCCTTGATGGCAAGTTTCTTAATACAAATTTAACCACTCTGGCTCCACCCAACATTATAGACCTCCACAGATTTTAAGTATTCTATCACATATTTTAGAATAAAGGCAACGTAGAGTTTATACAAAGTTTTTGGATATATTTTTAGTGCCAATTTTATGCTTCTGTagaacttgattttttttcattcaaatgataggAAATCAAATCAATCATTTTGCATCGTATTttcccgtgcaaaaaaaaaatcgtaaaatgctattttatatttaaccctctaatacccaaccccgcctttagacggggtatagtttgagcatttttgtaatttttgtttcgtgggtaatcaaaatttttatatttttggctgatatttaggactgttttgtatatctcaaaatggtttttggtgtattttaaagcgtatttacatttttttaaaatcattgaaaaattgatgttttagtcaccttttagaagtcattgtttattttgtattgaatcgctacaattaacatattctaAGTTTTTCCCGAACCATTCTATCtgtgtttaatagtttaaggggatcgaaaaCACTctcaaattattttccttaaaattacacggaaaataaaattttatatgaaaaaaaataaaaataaaaatatttcaacaataattgcaaaatctcaaaatgttttcatcccaaaaaattcgtaccccaaataggcttccaggaaaaatataaaagcatagggatgttcaaaaataaaaattagaaaaatcaaaaactgaaattcacgaaatcgagaattaaaaagaatcatcttccaaaacatgtttaaatcgattttagatgacgaaaaatgatatttagatcaaaatcaaaaatttgggtattagagggttaaggcaaGTGGGTTAACATCAAGTCCAGCTTTAAGAATTATAGTACAACTGGATGGTCTGATGAGTCCTCTTTATTTTTTAGACTACACATTCATacttacagtcaggttttttttacgcggttttcatttacgaggttttttttacgcggatttttgaattaacgcggttttcatttacgtggatttttaattttgagccggaagttttccaagcattattatagagtttttctacacatttctgtagttttggtgcttaacagcattaaaaaggtagaacatgatgcagagtaattttctggatatccaaggacatacaaactgttcttgagtttagatcctaaagtctacgtctgtaacggtaacttcttgcattatacaaagcaacggtttgtaatctattatgtccagtaaatcttttgaaagttcaatagacagtttcagatcagtcgggatatcctaggtcatccaaactgttttggagtttagatcccatattctacgggtgcagcggtcacttcctgcattatacaaagcaacgatttgtaatctattaaacccagtaagtcttttgaaagttcaatatacagtttcagatcagtcgggatatactaggtcatccaaactattctggagcttagatcctaaagtctacgggtgtagcggTAGCTTCTGGCATtatacaaatcaacgatttgtaatctattatgcccagtaaattttttgaaagttcaatagttttagatcagtcaggataacctaggtcatccaaactgttctggagtttagatcctaaagtctacgggtgtaccggtaacttcattcacaatacaaagctacgacttgtaatctttcaNNNNNNNNNNNNNNNNNNNNNNNNNNNNNNNNNNNNNNNNNNNNNNNNNNNNNNNNNNNNNNNNNNNNNNNNNNNNNNNNNNNNNNNNNNNNNNNNNNNNNNNNNNNNNNNNNNNNNNNNNNNNNNNNNNNNNNNNNNNNNNNNNNNNNNNNNNNNNNNNNNNNNNNNNNNNNNNNNNNNNNNNNNNNNNNNNNNNNNNNNNNNNNNNNNNNNNNNNNNNNNNNNNNNNNNNNNNNNNNNNNNNNNNNNNNNNNNNNNNNNNNNNNNNNNNNNNNNNNNNNNNNNNNNNNNNNNNNNNNNNNNNNNNNNNNNNNNNNNNNNNNNNNNNNNNNNNNNNNNNNNNNNNNNNNNNNNNNNNNNNNNNNNNNNNNNNNNNNNNNNNNNNNNNNNNNNNNNNNNNNNNNNNNNNNNNNNNNNNNNNNNNNNNNNNNNNNNNNNNNNNNNNNNNNNNNNNNNNNNNNNNNNNNNNNNNNNNNNNNNNNNNNNNNNNNNNNNNNNNNGAAGTTTGTGAAGTGATTCCTAGATGAATaaaagatatctaagaaaacttcttggagttcctcatttggaacGAATGTTTGATGAAAGCgttagaaaaaatcatgaaggaaatcCGAATGAAATTGGTGTTATGGCTAAGTAAATCTTTATtggtatcaatagatggaaaccttggaagaatacctaaagaatttA contains the following coding sequences:
- the LOC109397934 gene encoding transmembrane emp24 domain-containing protein 5, with the translated sequence MVVVSKSFTWHTTLCGALLAFGLLGGYLVQLVGSQEAPQQQEERPWYEALPAVAMDYKVHIEAGKEDCYYQYVQPGSTFYVSFQVIRGGDGMAGFAVRNPRGEIVHPYQWQASSDYTDGASMGGYYAVCIDNQFAKFASKMVNLYLTVIRYDEWEKYTKEIEDLNVNMNNFTNTISTVERNLNAMFQHQAYSRNQEARDYALIVDNNSYVQKWSLLQIVVIVLTTSVQVYFVRKLFDVKTGNSKMGI